The following are from one region of the Rhinoraja longicauda isolate Sanriku21f chromosome 11, sRhiLon1.1, whole genome shotgun sequence genome:
- the LOC144598141 gene encoding uncharacterized protein LOC144598141 — MSSPKGEVRDSRNALTKSETKKLLLKYRKERDEASKRGEFNRDKLQVIRTSMASQIRELKEKVKALNAENKDLHKTIKKLQPELQLDTDPRLTSKLTKEVVKELKERAERCKNLQQENSRLNQEIDKLASEQAQAENVRKLLEDRLLAAQSQVRSLSNEYDRVLKLWEETKIQRDQTLRVNRLFRESLFSKQCCPQTLDKCVQTIASIPIYRRFQTRKPEGALNLHDIHRETEKVKQKLANQAALTRKERRDNVSVKTSTTIYRISPN; from the coding sequence ATGTCCAGCCCAAAGGGGGAGGTCCGGGACTCGAGAAACGCACTGACCAAGTCTGAGACCAAGAAACTCTTACTAAAATACAGGAAAGAGCGAGACGAAGCATCAAAGAGAGGGGAATTCAACCGAGATAAACTGCAAGTGATCCGGACGTCGATGGCTTCGCAGATCCGCGAACTGAAAGAGAAGGTCAAAGCGCTGAACGCTGAGAACAAGGACTTGCATAAAACCATCAAAAAACTTCAACCAGAGCTGCAACTGGACACCGATCCCAGACTGACGAGCAAATTAACCAAGGAGGTGGTGAAGGAACTGAAGGAGAGGGCGGAACGATGCAAGAACCTGCAGCAAGAAAACTCCAGGTTAAACCAGGAAATAGACAAATTGGCTTCGGAGCAGGCTCAGGCGGAGAATGTCAGGAAGCTTTTGGAAGATCGCCTCTTGGCAGCACAGAGTCAGGTGAGAAGTCTGAGCAACGAATATGACCGCGTGTTGAAACTGTGGGAAGAGACCAAGATTCAGAGAGATCAGACCCTGCGAGTTAATCGCCTCTTTAGAGAGTCCCTGTTCAGCAAACAGTGCTGCCCCCAGACTTTGGATAAATGCGTCCAGACCATCGCGTCCATCCCCATCTACAGGCGCTTCCAGACGAGGAAACCCGAAGGCGCGCTCAACCTGCACGACATTCACCGGGAAACGGAGAAAGTCAAGCAAAAGTTGGCAAATCAGGCGGCGCTAACTCGCAAAGAAAGACGAGACAACGTTTCAGTAAAAACATCGACTACAATTTATAGAATTTCCCCAAACTGA